The nucleotide window TCCAACTTTTGTTTCAAGGATCTTAGTATGGTACCTCCAGCATGTCCGGTCCTCGTCTTTCACTTACAAATTAGAGAGTTTGGTCAAGATCATCATGTCCTTGAGATTGACATGACAGAATTAGCACACACTCTTTTAAGCACATTGGGAACCAGACATTCTATCATGGCCGATGAAGATGCAATAAACAGATGTGTACCACTTGCTCCACCAGTGACGGAGATCCTGGATTGTTACCGAAGTTTGGAATCTTGTAGTCTTTGTGAGAAAGAGTATCCAAAAGAAGGGGAGATTGTTCGTAAAACAAGATGCAATCACATCTTTCACGGGACTTGTATCTCTCGTTACTTGCTGCGCATTCCTCATTGTCCTTTTTGCACCACTCACTTGCCACCTGTCGACATCCGAACTCTCCTATTCTCCTAAGATTTTGGtggttttttatatttgttgcaGTTTTAATTGTATGGTATTTAGGTCATTAGTATCTAAGTCCATATGTTGAAAACATCAAACATTGGCTTCCATTAACATATCTTGTATCTTATGCATTACTTCCTGAGTCAGATTCTCTGATCCAGATACATTGTCAATGGTTGATCATTGTTTTTTGCTTGTTTGTTTCATTGGCTTTTACAACTTGCACCTTGAAGACAACTTGCACCTTGAGtttctcaaaaacaaaaaaaaacttgcacCTTGAAGAAAGCTTGCACTAATGTGGAATAGTGTACGATGAGGAAATTCAACTAAATTATAGTGTACGATGGTTTTACTGGCTTTCACAACTTACGCCTTGAAAAAGCTACACTAAGTAGGGCTGTGTACAATGGGCTTATTctgaaaatatttacttttaacaaCAGTTATAGTGTTGGTCTCTTGTATTTCACGAATGGGGAAAGTCGAGAAACTGAATCGTAAGGCACACATTACTGCTCCTTATCCATCACCACcgttttgtttttaaatctaTGTGTCGTTTGATTAATGccttttcaaacaaaaaagttGTAACGCAGTCTTAGAGCAACCGCATTCAATGGCTCTATCAGGTTTTGGTATTATTAAATTATGCGTTGCCacaaaataagaatttatataGGAAATAAATTGGTATACTCTGGTTTTGGAGTTGTGAAAGGGAATAACAAAGGGTggatataatttgtttttgtttcaaacTAATCACTAGTTAACAGCCAAGGAGTCacaggtattgaaaatttggaCATAGTCAAAAACTATTGAATCTGTTTGTTGTTGTAACTTCACAATTCTTATATTCATGTCTTCTCTGACATGGCATGTGTGGTTTCTTTAGTTAGGACAGGAAGTTGGTGATATCACACAAGGTAAACTCAACGGTTAACACATGACGCTCGTATACTCTTTGATTACGTTGAATATCCATTCTTTTATACTTCTTTCAAGTATTAATATCTATTCttctgttgaaaaaaaaataccatGCGGCATGCTAAAAATCGCATCGGTTCTTATCTCTACCGGTTAACCACTCATGGTCAACGAATCTTATTTCGCTTACGCGTTGGGACCCGAGCCATGTGTCACTAGCATATCCGACGTTTGGATCGAATACACCAGTCGTGGTCGACGGAGACTACCACTATACGAACATGTTCGATGTGGTTGTGGACAGTTTCTACTCGGCGTTGGAGAAACTTAACTACGGTGGAGCGAATGTTTACGTCGCTGAGACTGGTTGGCCCACGAGAGGGAATCCACCTTACACGAGCGTGGAGAACGCACGTACGTATAATCAAGGGTTGCTAAAGAAATTCACCATGGGTAGTACTAGGGCTACGCTTAGGAGGCCCAATGTTCCTGTGGTAACGTTTTTCTTTGAGATGTTTGATGAGGTTGAACAGGGTTTCGGCTTAAGTGCTGTTCGTTTCATAAACGCTCTATCCAGCGGCAGCGGCTATAAAATGTACTGTGATAGAGACCAAATTAACAGTGTCAAAAGCCAGAACAACCGCTAATAGACTGCCGGAGACACAAATAATGAAATGCAAGACACAAATAGTGAGACGCTGATGCCGCTGATATTTTCCGCGTCCGTTTTATTCCCCGTTAGTTGCTGCTGCGACTGGGAAATCAGTTAACGGTTCTTCATCTGTGCTGTGTGTTGTTGTCATTAAAGCTTTAATTTTGTGACGCTACCGCTGCGTCCGGCGATGATGAAACGAACAGGACTTTATTCACTCCAAATATGATTCCTGTTTATGATATGTGGAACATAAGTGTCTCTAGTTGGGTATTATGAGCATCTagctaaaacaaaaatataccatTTGTTTTCTTAATCAATGTATAGTCCGGTCTGAATTGTTTGGGTTCATGTTAGATTCTTGATCAAGACCTTCAAAACACCCTTCatgaaatattatataagtCATTTTCCATCTTATATGGAAACAGTAGGTTCTAAAAAATttgtatatgaaaattaattatatatgagagaaaaaaataatttgaaaaaaaataatattgctCTCAACAGATGAGAACACTTCCATTAGTAAATAACAAAATAGTACCTATGGATATCTATCtcataagttaaaaaaaaaaaaaccctcagAGCCCTCTCTTATCATATGTTTGTATATGAatggtttaattttgtttaaaaactaAATTCCAATCAAacattgtcaaaaaaaaaattaaattctttACTAAAATAGTTAAGTTCAATGAGAGTGATCTTAgaaagattttaattttttttatagaaagaTGATTATTCTGTTCAAGAAAgtttgatttatattaatttaacgAAGCCTTAAAGAGTGGTATAACAACAACAAGTAACAAAAAGGCCTGAGGCCCATTATGATACGATAATGTGGATGAGAAAAACGGTTAAGAGTCCCCTTGGAAGGAATCTAACCGTAAgagtttataaacaaaaaagtcGTTTTTGTTTGCGTTACGTCAAAATTTGTATAGAAGCAATAGCTCGGATCGGAGCTCTCTCCGGCAAACACCGTGATCTCCGGTACGTTTACCTTTCTCGCCTTCTCCGCATCCGTCAATCTATTATACTGTTGAAATTTCGCCATCTTGTTCTCAAAATTTTATAGATTAAGATTCTCTATAGAAGAAGTATCTGATCTTCCATTTCGGGAGAGAGATCCATCTTACATTCTCGATTAGGAGTGAGATCCTAAATCATTGTATGGTGTAGAACATTGAACTGTACGATTCGTCTCGATCTTTTATGAAAAAATTTGCGTTGCGAACTTGCCACTGATGAATGATGTGTGTGTGAATTATTGATTTGAAATTGCCAGAATCACTTCTTCAGATCTGGAATTTCGCATTTTCTTTGGATCTAATCGTGTGTTTTGCGTACAAGTTAATGTTGTCTATCATCTTATAGCTTATGCATGACTTCCTGACTCAGATTCTCGGATCCGTGATGATCATTAATTAATGTTAGTGCGTTGTTCGACCTGTATGATTCGTCTCTTATACACTCATATGCAGATCAAAACGCTGCGTTTAGCATTGATGATCTGATTGTTATTGCATTAATTATTGATTCAAATTGCTACTTTGGATCTAATCGTGCTTTTGATTCTTAACGCCATTTGCGAATTAACACTCACTCTATTATTGCGTATAAGTAAAGTGTAGTCATATAGCTTATGCATTACTTGGTGAGTCAGATTCTCGGATCCGGATCTGTGGTCAATGGCCGATCATTGCTCTTTTCTTATGTATTGAACCTTGAAGGaaggttgttcaaaaaaaaaaaaaaaccttgaaGAAAGCTTACACTAAGTAGCATTATGTATGATGAGCTTATTCACATGGTTTTTTTTTGTGCCGAATAGGTTTCGATTTGAACACGAATGGGGAAAATCAAGAAATTGAATCGTGGGGCTCACGTTACTGCTCCTTATCCATCACCACCGTCTTGTTGCAAGAAACAATGGTCAGGCTCAACTTGCCCAGTATGTTTGGAGTCTCCACACAACGCTGTTCTTCTCCTCTGTTCGTCTTATCACCAAGGATGCCGTCCTTACATGTGCGCAACAAGCAGCCGCTTCGCCAACTGTCTTGACCAGTACAGGAAGTCCTACGGAAACTCGGAACAGGCTCAGCTTTTGTGTCCGCTATGCAGAGGTCAAGTGAAAGGTTGGACTGTTGTGGAAGACGCAAGGATGCATTTCAACTCCAAGAGAAGGACTTGTATGCAGGAAACATGCTCCTTTGTAGGAAACTTCAAGAAGCTCAAGAAACACATGAAGGAGAAACACCCGCATGCTTGCCCTTGGGCCGTTGATCCAGCTCTAGAGACCAAATGGAATAGGctggagagggagagagacagAAGAGACGTGATAAGCACGATTATGTCGTCGACTCCAGGCGCTGTTGTGATGGGAGATTATGTCATAGAGCCGCGTCATCGGGGAGCTGCTAATGATGAAGAAGATTACAGTTCAGATGATTCTCTGAGCGACGGTGTACCGGAGTTAGATTCATGGCGAGGACAAAACCATCATATTAGGTTTATCGATATGGATGCAAGCGACTTAGCATCATCTTCCAGATCCCATGATGCTTCTCCACGCAGTTTACTCTTGCCACGGAACCAGAGAGGCGACAATAGAGGtcggtaactttattttaaccgaAGCAGTATAAAAGGCTAACACGACCAGTCAAGTCAATTAGCCACATAGAGGGAATTGAAAAAAATACTCCCAGTATTGTccctttaatttttatttattttcgtgtAAATTATGTATTACCTGTAATTGTATTATTGTTTCTGCATTGTTGTACACTAGTGAGGCATAATCTCTTATgcctttttccttttctttttaaaaagttttatgTATTGATTTGATTTTCATCTAGCTTAAGTTATGGAAGAAAAGATGTTGTGGAAAAAAAGGGAGGTATCACTCCTCACTGTCAACTTTGGACAATATCTGTttcttgattcttgttttgtcttCATAAGTCTCTTCTACTTCGTACGCAGCCGCGTGATAAGTAACCCTCCGACCACAAGTTTAAGCTTTAATCTTCGTGCAGAAAACAAGATGCAATTTGGTAGTTTCAACTTTCAACTTAACAAGTTGTATAAAGAGAAGATgaattgaaagtttgaaacgAGAGTGTAGTACCCGAAGATCTCAACCGTAAGCGTTGCTCGTTACCACTAATATATAGGTCTACTGGGCATATAGTAACAAATACCATCTTGACTGTATTAGGCCtagattataaatttgtatttccCCCAATAAAGAACATTTTTTTAACACTGGATAGTACACATTACATCATCAACTACTCGCAACATATACGATATTGATGAACAATTCTACGGATAATGATTCTAAGGTGAAGCTCTTGGTTCTGCATATACGACATACTCGATGGTCAAGCTCTCTTCGAAGCAGACGACCACAACGAACGGTTCTACCTACAATATTCTAGAATCCTCAAAAGATTGTATCCTATGATATGCAAAAAACTACATATTATAGAATTCGAACctcatcaatactattaaaagggaaggagtctaaaaaaatctacctataaaagttgtttggaccctttcatttaattcattattttttggtcttactttaaatttatactaacaatatgttaccatatatttctctaacaataatttagtcaattcttttatttatttaaatttcactcctaaatcctaatcattagtattactatatttatcattttgatttttaatcgtaaaagcattgaaactaatgttttatattatcacttttatcatataatatatgatttaaagcaagataaattacaagacatatatgtgtacattctaacttcatctttcgtttataataaaataatcatatcatatataaactttcccactaaaatctcatatcatatactaaactttcaaccgtttatagtttgataatattttcatatttaaaaatgatttttctgaatattcatgttaccttcacaaaaatgaaaaaaattattggttctattaaatctaacctgacttcacgatatcagtattgattattcaagattttgaaaattatttatttagatattatatttttatatacttttcacttaaaacaaatcaatactattaaaaaggaaagagttttaaaaaatctaatataaaaaagttgttgaagttatgtataactatttattatttttctgataatacattaatcattctaaacatacaatattttaaatatttttaacagatcttaatattatttcttatgatacctttactcataaaaatatttcatcaaccatgtttttgtacaataacgttaaaaatttatatcaaaaggttgttggatctgatatggacgtaatggtccacatctgttcgggtatttaagattctaaaagaatttgaaatatataaaaattttgaaaaatatccgacacacgaaaagtatttgaaactccaaacaaataccaaaaaattcaaatacctaaaattttaaaatcttattcaaaatatgacacgatgaactgaaaaatacccaaaattttatccaaacacctttttttttttaatttgaaaaatttacctgaaatcaaaactctaatcgtaaaccaaaaacttaaaaacaatatccataataccggaaacatattcggaatatccaaatatacctaataaacacatatttatgatcggatctagggtaggacccggactcaaacaaagacatgcgggtcaaaaaaaaaccaatatgTTATTTTCTCtagacctgaactaaacctataattttgggtcgattcggtttgtttttttgatccggatataattctcatgtcgaaaagaaacttacgtaaaaatgtacatataaaatctcaaataaactaatttgtagattatatagctgttaaaaattatgtttttcgatataataaaactttgtattataatataatctaaCAACCCCGCGCTTggaactttgtattataatataatccaacaaccccgcactttccaagcgcggatcaaaatctagtagtgAATTTAAAAACCTTTAAACTTTAGCCATTAAACATTGACACTTCCACAACAAATAACACTTATGTAACCAAATCAAACCTTAATCATTGCATATTGCCTATCGCCTAATGActaatattcatttttatttgtccCAACAAATAACACTTatgaaaccaaatcaaactctaATCTTTAATCATTGCATATTGCCTAATGAcgaatttttcaatttgtttgaTTTGCTATAGTTTAAGATATGCAGTGCATATACCATACAAAATAAAGAGTAGAAAATGTGTTATTTAAAATGCTGACAAGAATCTCACAATTATCCATTATAAGGAAGAAAAAAACTACAATAATTTGACTAACAACAATATTCCAAATATATGAGATTATAATAAAAACTGCATCTTTATGATTGAAtgaataagcaaaaaaaaaatgattgtaaTCTCTTGGACCACAGCTTTATGATATGCTTTAAAACCATCACGGGTTAGTTCTAATTCTTTtccaaaaaactaaaatacttTAACTTGATAGTGCTTTAGttgattatttaaataataataataattagtgTGGCATATTTCCACTTCATAGTCTTCAGTCTTCACAATAACaagaatttaaattagaaacaaaaagggcaataaaaccaaaaaaaaaaaaaaacagatagaAAAGGGGATATCCAGGGGAGGCAATATGCGTAAATATGACCCTTGCCATTGCGAAATGTGAATGTTATATCGCTTCTGCTCTGATTTTCATGCagacattttattattttgtaaaatattttaatagtattgtttattgttttcttgATGCATCTAGCAAGGGTTTAACTTTTCTGAACATGCCAAAGCTTTGGATGtaatatgtatttatgtatataaccATGTGCGTTTAGGGCGGTAAATTCACCCGAAAACTTTGGGCTTACAACCATGCTTTAATGCGACTGCAGTCTGTACCATTGCAAATTAACTACTAACCAATTTTATAAGTATTAACATCTAAAGAACAATACAAAAATAAACTTGCTTGTATTACTATTAGACCATCACTCATTTAATTTGTCTCTAGCATTTTCACTGCTTATGGTGAATATACCAACTACATTCACTACAATGTATGTGGCACATTGTTTCAATCgccaaaaaactaaaaaacgtCATCCGAAGTTTCAGAAAAGATAATTATTCAGGGCTGGAGATGCGTGTGAAAGAGGTTCATGAGTTGTTACTGTCCTCTCAAGCTCAAACGCTAGCTGATCCCTCTATCCCAAACGCTGAGACAGAGTTGGAAGCACAGAGAAAGTGGCTGATTCTTTTAAGAGCTGAGGAGTCTTTCCTGTTACAAAGATCTAGAGTGCAGTGTTTATCATTGGGAGATGCCAATACTTACTTCCATAGAATGATCAATATGAGGCGTGCGCAGAACCATAACATGTATTATAGTTTTTTGTTTGTGATAAAATAGTGAAAGTCTTAAATCTTCCGCACATATATTTTAAGCCATTTGG belongs to Brassica rapa cultivar Chiifu-401-42 chromosome A07, CAAS_Brap_v3.01, whole genome shotgun sequence and includes:
- the LOC103831428 gene encoding LOW QUALITY PROTEIN: E3 ubiquitin-protein ligase MBR2 (The sequence of the model RefSeq protein was modified relative to this genomic sequence to represent the inferred CDS: inserted 1 base in 1 codon), producing the protein YKFDVPGVIVVSYGXQGRGSKAGLSKSFLGLIRGFFIGREDSNLLNQIFDYIVSNFCFKDLSMVPPACPVLVFHLQIREFGQDHHVLEIDMTELAHTLLSTLGTRHSIMADEDAINRCVPLAPPVTEILDCYRSLESCSLCEKEYPKEGEIVRKTRCNHIFHGTCISRYLLRIPHCPFCTTHLPPVDIRTLLFS
- the LOC103830550 gene encoding uncharacterized protein LOC103830550; this translates as MGKIKKLNRGAHVTAPYPSPPSCCKKQWSGSTCPVCLESPHNAVLLLCSSYHQGCRPYMCATSSRFANCLDQYRKSYGNSEQAQLLCPLCRGQVKGWTVVEDARMHFNSKRRTCMQETCSFVGNFKKLKKHMKEKHPHACPWAVDPALETKWNRLERERDRRDVISTIMSSTPGAVVMGDYVIEPRHRGAANDEEDYSSDDSLSDGVPELDSWRGQNHHIRFIDMDASDLASSSRSHDASPRSLLLPRNQRGDNRGR